The Hordeum vulgare subsp. vulgare chromosome 4H, MorexV3_pseudomolecules_assembly, whole genome shotgun sequence genomic interval tggattgcctagtcctttccatcagttcggacttttggttgggTTGACTAGTGCATGAAGCGCAACACTTTTGTTAAGTCTCTCTCAACAAAGTACAAAGGGGTGCTTAACTGATATCAGAGTTTGAGCTAGCACTTATGCCCAACCTTTTCTGGTTATAGAGTGTCCTGTAGGAGTTTATTTTTTGTTTAATTGAGATCCTCCCAACCAGCCATTGCAATTATGAATATCCTTTCGATATTTGATAAATACAAATTGCCAGCAGTTCACTCTGTATCATGGTATCTGGATTTAGTACTAACGTGTCCCTTGCACACCACTATTGCACCATGTACCCAGTCATCATCAATATGCTGTTACAATTGTTTTGTAGCTACTTGACTGTAAAACATTACAGTTCACATGTAGATCTATTGTGGATACCCCTTCATATATTTTTGCTAGACGAACTTCCAGAAAGCAGATGCTTTATTTTCTAGGCTAAATTGGCTCCTGGACCCTGTGCTTGGTAAGCATTTTCTGATATGCACTGCATGATTGAATCCGTTGGCGCGCTCTGCAATTTCATGGCCATTTTCTAGAACAAACTATGCCTGCAAATCTCTGCCTAGTATTTCCTAGTACATCAGTGAACAGACCAATTGATCTTGCCAGTCATCTCTTTCCATGTATCATTGTTTTATCACTTAAGTAATGTTGTGCAGCAAACTGAAACTCTTGAGCCTTCCAACGAATTATCCTGCAGGATGTCACTGTGATTTTcagaaggagaggaggagatgaTTTAGTTCAAAGTCACTCGGAGTGGGCAACAACTGTTTACTCAGCacctgatgttatacatatgaccCTTTTTCCTATAACAACTCTGTTGGAAGCAGCCATCCCTGGAAAAGACCATCTCATCCGTGCAATCAACCTTTATCTAGAATGTAAACATTGTTTCATATATATTTATGTTTTGAGTGAGTATCTTCACAAATTGTTGTTGCTGTACTGCTTGCATGCACGAACTTTCTGTAGAAATTGTATGGGGATAAGAGAAATCTCTGTTCAAGaataatagaatatatataacaaAAGATGGTCCATCGATTGCATATTTGTATATCTGGACCAATCCGCCATTCTATTGACCCAAAAATATGCTATTATAATGAAGGTATAGAATGTTTCAAATTCAGTAGCGTTGGTGTTATATTTATTTAAATTGAATTCTTCTCTAGAAATaatgatattttgatgcgatcaTTAACCATTTCTTTTCTTAGATAAACCTCCGATTGAGGAGCTGCGTTACTTCCTAGAGTTCCAGCTTCCCAGAGTTTGGGCGCCAATTCGTGATGAGCACTCTCGCCATCAAAGGAAAGAGCCCGTGTGCCCATCCTTGCAGTTCAGCTTGATGGGGAAAAAGCTGTACATCAGCCAAGAACAGGTACAAGGATATCACGGTGATGTCTATTGACTTCATCAGAAGCTtattgatgcatgcatgccattGTTATCTTTGATGTAACCATAGTCAATTAAACATAAAATTAACAAGTGAGGAAACACAAATATGCTATTACGATAAACTTTGTCCTTTGTGCCAATATTTCTTTAGTATTGACCTCACTTTTTCTATAATAACTTTACTTGGTAGTCATACCTTCTGATACAACTGTATGTTTGGAAATTTATCACTCAGAAACATACAGTGCCTTGTTGCCTGAATTCCAGGGGCTAATGTAACTAACCTCTATGCAACTCTGCTGTAATTACAGAAGATGGTTAatgtacacataaaagtaaatgctttctctctctctctccatgcgAGGCAAGGAGATTGTAGTGTTTGAGAGACAATGCCATTTTACAATTTTAATTTGTGCCTAGAGGACAACCAAATGATACAAGAGGAactggaattgccaaagttacttTATCAATTTGTTGAGCAGCTCGGATCCTTGCATCCTCTGTCCAGTGCTCTTTGCATTAATTTGTTGCAGGACCTAAAAGGTGTTATGTTTTATGACCGATCTAGAATTTTGCTGACCAAGTTTACGTACATGCCCCAAAGTTGTGGTCTTGAGTCATGCTATCTCCATTAAATATGAAACATTAAGTCAACAAACCACCAACTAAAAACTGGCACACGTCTCTGGACCATTGTAATACCTGCACAACTTCTCCCACAGTGCCCCTTTAGGCATCGGTCACATATCAATATCATGTCATATCTTTTCAGGTGTCAGTGGGTCGCAAGCCAATAACTGGCCTAAGGTTATGCTTGGAAGGTGCTAAGCAGAATAGGCTATGTATCCAACTGCAGCATCTAGCATCTCTTCCAAAGATCCTCAAGCCTTACTGGGATGCACACATCACCATCGGTGCGGCGAAATGGCAGGGGCCAGAGGAGCAGGACAGCCGCTGGTTCGAGCCTGTCAAGTGGAATAGCTTCTCCCACATCAGCACAGCTCCAGTGGAGCACCACGAGGTGCTCATCGGGGACGCCTCCGGCGTGTACGTTGTCACCGGGGCACAGCTCGGGGTGTGGGACTTCGGTTTGAAGAACGTCCTGTACATGAAGCTTCTCTACTCGAGGGTCCCCGGTTGCACCACCCGGAGATCGCTGTGGGATCATAGCCCTTCCGCCGCCAGCAACGGTCCAACAGCTGGTCCTTCTAACAACACATATCTGGACCCGGGGGGCTCTGGCGCTGGCTCGAGCGACGCAGGGAAATTCGTAAAGATCGTGGACAGGTCGGAGCTGTGCAAAGGCCCCGACGACATGCCGGGGCACTGGCTGGTGACCGGCGGGAAGCTTGGCGTTGAAAAGGGTAGGATTGTTCTGAGAGTGAAGTATTCCTTGCTGAATTATTGACAGCAGTACCCGCGTCGTTGAAAACTTGGGAGTGCGGAATATGGTGTTGTAAGTGCTGTTGCAGTTGTGATTTTCACTTTTCTTGTTCTGGTAGTCAAGTGATAGATTAATCTGGTACGCGGTTGTTTGCAGCCGATCGCTGTTCCTATAGTTTTCACATGAGATTTTTCTCCATGCAACGGAACAATTTTGGTGGAGTTCTTCGCGGTGTTTGTACAGGGCTTCAGTCTTGTAAATGCATATTTGTCATTCAAGATCGGCGAAGTGATCACAGGCACGTTGCGATTGatcagaacgtcgtctctcatcaAAAGAATAATCTGCTTCTCATTGAGCGTACGCAGCGTCAAGCTGTGATAGCAAAGGATCCCGCAATTCCACTTCCGTTGGGTCCAGCAAAAATCCTCGAATTTATCAAAGAATGGATGCATGATCTGAGCAAGCCGCTTTATGAACTAGAGATTCTGCATATGATTAAGTTCATATATTgctgaagaaaaagaaaagaacagGCAGGCGATGAAATTGAAAAAGCTTATTCGCAAGATGAGTGCACCAGTGTGATGCTCACAAGGTGACTTTAGAAGCAATCCGCACCAAGGAGCATGGAATTGGCATCATGCAATGCAAGATCAACTGAATGCCAGGGTCGCTAACTGCAATGGAACTCGTAAGAGGCTGGATTCTAACATAATGAGGATCAGCAAAGACTACAATCGTAGAATGCAGAAACCAGCTACATGTCTCCCCTCACAGAAGAAAATTTCTTCCCCAGCGGAGAAATTTGCTCCTTTTACACCGAAGAAAGTGCCTTATCCATTCCCGGAAAAGATATGCCTTATCCATTGATGAAAATGACACTTCCTTCCGCTTCTGTGCCGAAGAAAATCAAGGCCGTTGAAGCGATGGCGAACAAAAGAAAGGCTTCCCTGTTAAGTGCATCTATTGTCTTCTTTgtggttttgaattatttatgatAAAAATAGTTAAGTgattaatgtgtttgtgagtatacacatgtTAAAGTCCCTAAAGATTTGATTTAATCTATGAATGTGACCCCTGGAAATGTGATGGAAATATCGAAGATTTCACTGCATCCATTTGAAGAATTAGCCCAAGAACTGGAACATGAAAACTTAGTCTTTTTGTAGTTTTTTTTAATTCTTCATGTGAGTCATAGGGCAATCTCTAATGTTAAATGGGGTTCAGGTGATATGAAGATTGTATTTTGTGAGCGTGCACAATCCAAATCTATTTCATCAAATGAAGACTTTAAAAATCTCCTCAAGCATAATATCTTTTCCTTTAGTGCTCGGGATGATATTCTTCAGGACTTTATTCAAGGTCCTCGCTAAAGAGTTAGGAAGCCAATAGTTTGGTTCTTCTACGTGAGGAATTTGAGATTTTAAAATTTTAACCATTTCGTCACATGCGATAGCTGGTTGGCAGGCCCGTATTGTCCAATGACCATGTCTATCCTCGGGTTACGATCTTGGCTACAAATAGCCATCCCtccaccattagttggttggccgTTCCTTGTCAAATTTAGGAAAGTGTTATCTGAGCAACTCATCCTCTCGAATAAATTATGTGTATCCTAAGTGGAGAAAAACCTAGTGCCTAATAGACATAGTGACTGAGGCATCACTTAAGAATATGTTCGAGTGAACCAAAAACTTATTACTTCAAAGATTTTGATCTTCCAAACGATTAGGCGCCAGTTCAGAGCATCCAACAAATATAAGGATACAACCCCCACATATTTGGCAATAATAAGGATACAACCACTTGGGTTCTTAACTAGTTGACTAGCAAGACATTTTTTAAAGGGAGGCAAAAGTTTTGCTTCATCTACTAATTAAAAAGAAAAGATTGTCACACTAATTAACAGAAAATAACCCTAAAGCCATCACAAACCGTTGAGCGAGACACACATGATGCCCCCACACACCTCAACACAAAGCAGGGGCGGAGCTAGGATTGGGCCAGGCCCCAGGCCCCATGTCGCTACAGTACATGTACATTGGTACAATGCACATTCTGCTACAGTACCTGAACAAACTAGTCTCCACGTCCCGGGCCCAgcctccccccctcccccccccccccccccccccccccggtcctgGGTCCTGGATCCGCCACTGACACGAAGGAGGTGTTTGTTTTGGTCACTGGTAATGTAAACGTAAATGGGAGCTGATTACACAAGGTAACGACACTGGAATGGACAAACATCATTTTGTTTGGTTGTATAGTGTAAAGGAAACGATTACCTTACCAGTGTTTGGTTTGGCACACAGTAACAACAAGcatttttcccatttttttcacgTACAAAACATAACACAGGCTTTCACACACAATTTGCAAGTGCTTCACCAGCAcaatttcaaattcatcaaacaaGTATTTTTTTACATTCATCCAATGCAAAGACATCTTTGAACAAGAATTTGGCTCAACTTTAACGACATTACACATTTTTAAAATGCATATTAGGCCATGGATACAAACCAAAAATTCAACGACACACTTTGAAATAAACTGCATAACTACTTCATAAAATTGTTTTCATAGGATAAATAGAAAGGCCAAGTTCACGATCTTGAAAGCAGCTTTTCCGTCGATTTCATCTTCTAAGGCACACCACTGAACACATTTTCTAATCAACCttgcttatttttttatttgccAATAAGCAAGAGTTAAAATGAGAATAAAGAAATACACAAGAGACAACCAGTAAAATTAATAAGAAAAATATACCAGCAATATGCGGTGCACATAGATAGCTCACATTTCAcaataaaatgaactaaaaagaacaaTGAACCTGGCAGCATCAAGCAAGCATATTTCTCTCATTTATTGTGTAACTCAATAAGAACAAGTCTCTGCTCATCCTTGCTTCGCTTGTAGGAAAGTAGTATAACTAACTGAAGATAAGAACAAGTCTCTGCTCCTCctcgagaagaaagaagaggcaaTGCTGACCTGGTCACTCGGCCACACATTTTTACAAATTTACCACTTGCTTTTACAAATTAGTTATGATCCAGTTCCAAGTCCAACCTACCTACTGGTGCTGTAAAAACAAACAAGATTCCTGGAGCAACTTTATTACAATTGTAGCTGGATGGTGTATAAATAATTGAAACGGCACCAACTTTAAGCCAAACGCCACATGAATCATGACCAGCATCATTATCCACACCCTCAatcatctatctatctatctacagACTTGAACATTTCTCCGTTTCCAGAACGGAGAATGGAACTGATAACAGTAGCTTTTGCAGTGGAATCTGCCGCACAAAGCAGGCATATGTTTATGGTTCAAATTTAAGCCAAACGCCACATGAATCATGACCAGCATCATTATCCACACCCTCAATCATCTACCTATCTATCTACAGACTTGAACATTTCTCCGTTTCCAGAACGGAGAAAGAAACTGATAACAGTAGCTTTTGCAGTGGAATCTGTCGCACAAAGCAGGCATATGTTTATGGTTTAGAAAGGCGTTAATAATTCGCGCCGGCACTTTTGAGGCGGCAAAAACCGTGATCACCCGTCCACTGGTGAATTTTCAGTGGCACATCTGATGAGCCAAAACTTGGCACTAAGGAAAAGTAGGCAAGTAGAACAGTAGTAAAATGAGGTGGGTTTTATACACACCAGTCATGTCACACCAATAGTGGAGAAGGGCCTTCTTTCCCATCAACCTTGCTTCTTTCTTTCATCTGCCAATGAGCAGCCAACAAGCACGAGTTAGATATAAGGAACACAAGATAGCACATATTATCAAAGCTGATGATGTAAACTGGAGAGTTTAGAAAAAGGGATACCCGAGAGCATTTTGAGGACGAAGTCCCTCCTAAGGATTTCTCGAAGCACAAGCATCATGTTCATGTGTTCTGGAGTTTTAGAAAATATAGTTGCAGCGTCAACAATCTCGCTCCCAGTGAATGCAAGCCTAGATAATGCACTAATTGCCTTTTCTCTTGATTTCTGTTGAGGGTCCTCTTGGGTTGTTTCTCGTTCCATTGCTGCTGAAAATGTTGTTGCCATTGTACCAACATGTTGTGTCACACTGTTTAGCTGGTTGTTGACATCTTGAAGCATGGCTGCAAAAGGATCGCTTGGTCCCGTCGCCCTCTTTGGCCTTGGCTCCTTCTTTTGCCTCTTAGAACTAGTTGTATCAATAGAGCAAGTGTCAATGGACCGTCTTGCTGTCCCTGTTGAGATCATATCCTCTTcctcattttcttcttcctccatagcaatTTCCTTCTCCAAGTTTCCGACTGCCTCTCCAAAGCCTTCAGCATTTTCCCCTGTTGCGATGTCCTTGCCATAGATAGCAGCCAATTGCTCAAAGTATGGAAATGATACACCATACAATCTCTTAGCCTCATTGTGATTCTACATGATTTTTACAAAAGAAGAAAGTTGGTTTTAGCATGGACAATAAGAAAAAAGTTACACTACAACAATAGGTAACCAAGGTGCAATTGCAAACAAATTCAGCACAATGCATTAGTGAGAAATTCAGTTTTAGTGGTTGAAGTGATCTACCTTACAATGTTCTTCATATTGTGCCTTCTCGCATTGAATCATCTTCCTATTTCCATCCCATGTAAAACCACTTTTCGATATCATTACTTCAAGACCACCAAATTTCTTCCTGAAGTGCCTCACTCTTGATTCAATGTGTGGAACTCCGGTGATACCACGACCTGGACACTTCTCAGCAAGATGTTTTTCCAATATTGCCAAGTACCCACCTTTGAATGCACCATCGGCTTTCCACCTCAGATCCAAAGACAACTCATACAAGGCTTTAATTAGCTCATCGTCCTCATCGGAAGTCCAATTCCTTTTGTTCCTGCCTCTTCCACGCAACGTGGTTGAGCTATCCACGCGATCCATACCTACACAAGAAAGAATGGCTACAAATGAGATGGCAAATATATATGAAAGAAATCAAATGCAAATGTGATGCAATCATAGCTTATTTATTAAAACTAAAAGAAACATAGAGAAATAAAATGAACAAACACAAATAGTTTATACCTCATTGCGCCCTAGCAGCCCTATGTCTATTATACATGCTCTGAGCAAGACCATTCCGAAAATTTGTCCACTCATTCGAAGCAGATATAGAAGTGATGAATTCTGGTTGGTCTACTTCTCCGTCCATGTCTTCTAGTGTTTCTTGCATTAATTGCTCGTCGATATCAACTGGGTCGATAGGCATATTTTGCAATATAAGATTATGCAAGAGCGCGCATGCCATGATGATTCGACATTGGGTCTTCATAGGAAAAAATGAAGGGGACCTCAAAATTGCCCAACGACCCTTGAGCCTTCGAAAGGCCCTTTCTATGATATTTCGGGCTCTAGCATGGCGCATGTTGAAATACTCCTCCGCACTACGAGGTGGGTTTTGTGGTGTCCAACCACCCAAGTGGTATCTTTGACCTCGGTATGGAGCTAGAAATCCTCTTGCGTTTTTGTAGCGAGCATCGACAAGGTAATATTGGTCTTCGGGGACACGTAACCCATTTGGCCTTGAGATGGCATCCCTAAGAACACGGCCATCGTGTGCAGAAACCTCCCAACCAGGTAATATGTAGATGAACTGCATGTCAGGTGCACATACACCTAACACATTTGTATCTATATCACCCAACCTTGATCTATATCTTCCTTTCAGATTAGCTGGGATAGTTACGTCTATGTATGTGCCGTCTAACGCTCCAAGGCAATTCTACAATATAAACAACAATGT includes:
- the LOC123448066 gene encoding MACPF domain-containing protein CAD1-like; translated protein: MEEECAPALRVIRGSIDALGRGFDATHDTRLLYCKGSRLVDVDDGKLSSRDLVMPDGLTVPGVPKDVDCSSESGVGVLETAGPCAFHEMAGYFNKKTHLAGDIPLGSFNSAYSFTGSKKFDAMATKSLGMEGKTIPLYKVQLVRQPLSVVDEVKHAVPHSWEPSSLARFIQNYGTHVITSITIGGKDLIYIKQHPSSLLSVVEIKNYIHDLGHQRFTENEIHTGSGPIRSMNKETETLGFNSQGVHPQPPSTPYIAAKEDVTVIFRRRGGDDLVQSHSEWATTVYSAPDVIHMTLFPITTLLEAAIPGKDHLIRAINLYLEYKPPIEELRYFLEFQLPRVWAPIRDEHSRHQRKEPVCPSLQFSLMGKKLYISQEQVSVGRKPITGLRLCLEGAKQNRLCIQLQHLASLPKILKPYWDAHITIGAAKWQGPEEQDSRWFEPVKWNSFSHISTAPVEHHEVLIGDASGVYVVTGAQLGVWDFGLKNVLYMKLLYSRVPGCTTRRSLWDHSPSAASNGPTAGPSNNTYLDPGGSGAGSSDAGKFVKIVDRSELCKGPDDMPGHWLVTGGKLGVEKGRIVLRVKYSLLNY